In the Deltaproteobacteria bacterium genome, GTGCGGCGGGGGCGCATCGCACGGGAGCTGCCGTCCCCCCAGGCCATACGGGAGGCCGTCATCGAAAGGCTCGAAGGACTCGAGCTCGCCGGTGAGACCCCTTGAGCGACACCGCCCTCACCGCGCCGGGTCCCCGAGCCTGAAGCGGAGCACGGCGAGCCGGTACTTGACGAACTCCGAGAGGGTTATCCACAGCCCCCGGCCGCTCCACCAGCGCGAGGGATCGAAGTTCGGTGAGCGCACGGCGTGGAGCTTGATCTCCACGGCCTCGGGCATGACGGTCGTGAAGGTGTAGGCGGCACGCCTCATGTGGTAGTTGGACGTTATGAGCACCATGGAGCCGAGGCCGAACTCCT is a window encoding:
- a CDS encoding YdcF family protein; this translates as GVLIISGVHRDADIESIFLGISPPLTSMEKKSIILEKRSSSTVENAVEVRRIMEEFGLGSMVLITSNYHMRRAAYTFTTVMPEAVEIKLHAVRSPNFDPSRWWSGRGLWITLSEFVKYRLAVLRFRLGDPAR